The genomic region AAAGCAATTGAAACCCAGCCAAACTTTGCCGTGGCATGGAGTAACCTGGGCTGCGTGTTCAATGCCCAGGGGGAGATCTGGCTGGCCATACATCATTTTGAGAAGGTTGGTTGCAGATGACAGTCGCACTTTGGACCTtgataataaatgaatgaatgaatataatgggCTGTTCTGTGGGTTTACAGGCAGTGACCCTGGACCCTAACTTTTTGGATGCTTACATCAACTTGGGCAATGTTCTGAAAGAGGCTCGTATCTTTGACAGGTAAACAGTTATTTCCTTTCCCATTACATTTTGACTCAAAGCCTTTTTCTGCCAATGTGATACATGTTGTTTTCCTCTTACAGAGCTGTTGCTGGTTATCTGCGTGCCCTCAGCCTGAGCCCTAATCATGCTGTTGTCCATGGAAACCTGGCGTGCGTGTACTACGAGCAGGGATTGATTGACCTGGCCATTGATACTTACCGTCGTGCCATTGAACTGCAGCCACACTTTCCTGATGCATACTGCAATCTCGCTAATGCACTGAAAGAGAAAGGCAATGTAAGAACCTACAATTATGTTTTTGAATAATTCCTCTATCATGCATCCCTGCTGTCTACACTTATGTTTTCATCCCATTCAATTGTCAGTGTTGTGCTGTGTAAGGCACAGCTCAAAGCAAGCAGATTTTGGTTGTCAGAAGGGAATCTGTGAGTCCAGTGCTCCCTCGCATAAAATTCCCAACTGCATAGATTCCTATAGAAATTACTCAAGTTTGCCGGCTAAAATTCATAGGACAACCTTTAGAATCAAGAGATGGATTGTCTGCTAACTTGGACGTTTCCTTTTAGGTTTCTGAAGCTGAAGATTGTTACAACACTGCGCTGCGTCTGTGCCCGACTCACGCTGACTCCCTTAACAATCTGGCCAACATCAAGCGTGAGCAAGGCAACATTGAGGAAGCTGTGCAGCTCTACAGAAAAGCGCTGGAGGTGAGGGGACCAGTGAAGTTCTCTAAAAATGCATATTCATTAATATAGGCAATTCTTTTTTACCTATTAATTGAGATGTTTTCATTCATGTGTCTTAAATTTTTGGTTTATTTCTTGGAAAGGTGTTCCCTGAATTTGCTGCTGCCCATTCAAACCTTGCCAGTGTCCTGCAGCAGCAGGGGAAACTTCAGGAAGCTCTCATGCACTATAAGGAAGCAATCAGGCATGTTCTTGTTTTTAGCTACATTCTAAAGTCATTTTGTATTGATGTCTTTCAAAATCTCACTGTCAGTCTGTTTTGCAACCACTGAGCAGAATCAGCCCCACATTTGCTGATGCTTACTCTAATATGGGCAACACTCTGAAAGAGATGCAGGATGTTCAGGGAGCGCTGCAGTGCTACACTCGAGCCATTCAGATCAACCCCGCTTTTGCAGATGCTCACAGTAACTTGGCCTCAATACACAAGGTATGTATCTAGAAATTTGGAGAATTAATTTCCTTTCAGTGGTTTTCAGTGTTAAATTTGGATTCAAATTACATCCTTCTCCCTTTTAAGGATTCTGGGAATATTCCTGAAGCGATTGCATCGTACCGCACTGCCCTGAAGCTCAAGCCTGACTTCCCTGATGCTTATTGTAACCTGGCTCACTGTCTGCAGGTATGTAGGGGTCTTAAGTGCATATTTTCACTGCGCAGTCTGGTGGGAATCTTTGTTTGACAACATATTGTGCTCTGGTCCTCAGATTGTATGTGACTGGACTGACTATGATGAGCGCATGAAGAAGCTGGTGAGCATTGTGGCTGATCAACTTGAGAAGAACCGCTTGCCATCCGTGCATCCCCATCATAGCATGCTCTACCCCCTCTCTCACGGTTTCCGCAAGGCAATTGCAGAGAGGCATGGCAACTTGTGTCTGGATAAGGTGTGTATATTACATTAAACATACTTACACAGGCTCATTTTGTTCTGTTCTGCCGCATATTCAGATTTGTAACTTGGTTTTGGTGTGAAAGTAGTTCTTATTTTTTAAGTGTCTGTGTAATACTTTGCTTGTTCTGTAGATCAATGCTCTTCATAAACCTGCCTATGAGCATCCAAAGGACTTGAAGGCCAGTGGAGGCCGTTTGCGTGTGGGTTACATTAGCTCTGATTTTGGCAACCATCCCACGTCCCACCTGATGCAGTCCATCCCTGGCATGCACAACTCTGAGAAGTTCGAGGTGATGTGTCTGTAATGCAGTAGTTAATTACAGATCTTTCTGTTGAGCACATTGTGGAGAGCTGGTGGTCTCATACTGTTATATTGTTCACAGGTGTTTTGCTATGCTCTCAGCCCAGATGACAGCACCAACTTCAGAGTTAAAGTCATGGCGGAGGCTCATCACTTTATTGACCTCTCACAGGTGAGAATATGTGTACATGACACAGGATTATTTTAGGTATATCATTTTCCTTCTTCATTCAGGGGTCTGTTTTGGTTTCATCGTGTCCTGTGCTCATAGATCCCCTGTAATGGAAAGGCAGCAGACCGGATCCATCAAGATGGAGTCCACATCCTGGTCAACATGAATGGTTATACTAAAGGAGCACGCAATGAGCTTTTCGCATTACACCCTGCACCCATTCAGGTAGGCCAGCGGTCGGGAACCTATGGTTCACAAGCCACACCTCGCCAGATCTCTTGCCCTTTATCAACAAATGATAtattacaaaaacacacatcACTAGAGATCAGCAATTACTTTGTTGTAGAGAGCCTACATAAGctgataaaacatttaaaataataataatgcattttttggACCGACCAAAGTGTGTGTTCGGTGCTGTTGACGAGCGTCACGACTCACGAAAGCAAACCACTGACATGTCTATGGTAACGTACAGCTAATAAACGACGATTAGTAGCTTATTTGTGGTAGGCTAATggcaaaaaaagattttttgaaCCGCAGAAagtgtaaaaatatgtaaaaaaaataaagtgactGACTCAAACATACTTGAAACATTTCGCTTTATCCACGCTGTTAGCTTTATTAATAAAAGAACGTGAATGAATGAGATGGTAACGAGCAGGACATTCTTGGTATTACAAAGACAGTATTAAAAACTCAATCCGCATCTGACTGGATGTATAGTAGACTTTTTGTCTTCAGTGGCGCGACTAAAACGGTCAAAACACGGAGGGGTCAATGCCTGCACTGGTATGTGTTCACATAAAAATCGTCGACATAAGCACCGTGTATTATTTTTCCCTGACTCagtttctgtctctctcacacacacacacacacacacacacacagacaactcATCCTCCTAAGGCTATAAGGTTGTAATCATCCTTGCATTAAAAGCCAACATtttagatgtcattttcatttcatcttgcatgTAATGCCTGATTACAGGTTACCAGAGAAACCTCCATCTCTCCCTCTCtacaagcgcctcctgctggcagaaaattcACTTGCATATATACTTGCAAGGAGGGAGAGTGTTAATTTCCGCAATGAATGAATGGGGGATAGTGCAACACACTGTTTTGTTTACACAAGCGCAGACAAGGCTTGTGGTGTTTTCAACCTGTCGTCTCACTATAATATGAACACACGAATTTCATCCCCTGCttctctgagagtcacttcattagaattttgtttaatttgacaAAACAGCTGCAAGTTCTTCATGGTAACCCTTCAAAATGAGTTTATTTTAACGTGAAGAAATTgtcaaatatattactatttggCAGTCTAACGACTCAATGTAACAACAacgctactactactaataaaatttgaataaatctttatttttaaaggaataattaattttttttttttttaattttaacagaaaatctcatgcgcatctagtcagtaaatctggttccaccatcacctgcttttaaatggagcagcatttaGCGTTAATCATGGAACCAGAtctactgactagatgcgcatgatcaatATCATTagatatattgcccagccctgatctaattattattatttttctgacagCCCTACATTAGTGtctattttaaatgtgacttgcTTAATAAAATTAGTAGTTTCTTAAATTATATTACTAAAACCCAACTTTTAAATAGTACCTATATAATATGTAAAGATCTAGTTgaataataaattactttttccaaactacTCTAGGCCATGTGGCTTGGATACCCAGGCACCAGTGGAGCTCCGTTCATGGACTACATTATCACTGATAAAGAGACGTCTCCTTTTGAGGTCGCAGAGCAGTACTCTGAGAAAATGGCCTACATGCCAAACACTTTCTTCATTGGAGATCACGCCAACATGTTCCCTCACCTCAAGGTAAGgttcagtaaggttttttttttttttaaatctgttacaGAGAAGCAGGCTCATGTGTTTCTTTTCACCCAATAGAAAAAAGCAGTGATCGACTTCAAGTCAAATGGCCATATTTTTGACAATCGCATAGTACTGAATGGCATTGATCTGAAAGCCTTCCTGGAAAGCCTGCCAGATATCAAAATTGTGAAGGTTAGTGAAGAAATCACTGCTTTAGTGCATTCCATTACTTTGTAAAACAGACATTCTGATGTTTCCTTCTCATTATTCTCCTACTTTCAGATGGAATGTGATGGTCAAGAGTCCACTGACAGTAACGGTGCCCTCTCTATGCCTGTCATCCCTATGAACACAGCCGCTGAGGCCATCATAAACATGATCAACCAGGGCCAGATCCAGGTCACCATCAATGGATTTACGGTCAGCAACGGCCTGGCCACCACTCAGGTACAGCCAATCGTATTGATCACATCACTGGACTTTGACTGATTTCACTGCAATTTCACTAACTTGACTGCTTTGAAATTTGGCTGTGGTGTTGGCTTGCCATGCTCTCATACTGGGATTTAGTCTAGTCCATCATTCTTAGCGTGACAGATCTATGGATAGTTGACCACATTTACATGCACATCATTTTTCTGGTTAAGTCTTAATTCTGagagttttccatttcttttaattttgtttgtaCCAGTGCATATATAAGTGAATATACTATTGAATAAGTTTTTGTTAACTGGAATATTAGGTTAAAGTGTTAACGTGAATCACGCTCACAATATCAGTTTCTGATTAATGATCAAATTCTGAGTATTTTCTTCTGTGGTCAGTGACACCTCTGTCATGCCCTAATCGACAACGTGTAGTTCTTTATGTAGATTTAGTGGTGTCAAGGTGTTTTTATTGGAATGTGGCTGTATTTGCTCTTGTGCCATTTGTATTTACACATGAGAGGCTTAATTTCTCTCAGACTGGTGGTGTTATGATTAGGAATGCACCGataggatgttttttttattttgacataTACCGATTTTAACAACTATTGGCTGATTTCAATTCCAATATCGGTCAATTGCATAAAGAAGGGGTTAAAAACacgaaaaaaaagtttggttcatTCTGAGCAGAATCGTTATTTGAATGTTTCTTTCCTGCATTCCTCTGTGAAACCTGTTTGAGtagaaaacactgttttttttttttttttttgccaatagtAAAGTATAGCATTTAATTTgctatacttatttaaaaaaatgaagtgtCTTCAATGATCTCTCTTAGTCATAGCCAATACTgcatcatcttttctagatttacTAAagaccaaatgtaaaaaaaaaaaattagatgcaataaaaacatatttttttcaagatgtttaaaaatatttccgCATACAAAAATGCTACTCCTTATAGGAGTTTTGAGAGGGAAGAAACCACCTCAGTTAGTAGGCTTTAAGTTGCATTTaattacataaaagaaaataggctaaaataatggtaaataaaagcaaaattacaAACACAATTATGCCATTTTAGTTCCCTTCTCTCCAcaacaaatcctctaaagttgtatttatgcaaaatataagcgtcaagccaaaataaataaatgtaaaaaacgaAACTGAAGCCTACCTCTCTCTCAATCTGCATGAATccaaatgttttcatatttgcGAAGTATCTGGATGCTAACCTTTTATTTATGTAAACGATAGGCTTTGTTTTTCACTCCCACTATCATCTTAAAACATCACTATTACAGACTATTTAAATTGAGCAGTGTAtctttttatgtttctttaactattttttgataatgaacagcCTGCAATGTCAAATTAGCAAAgatttgttgtatgtgtgtgtaaggcACCAACACAATCACTACATTGTTTTCCCAACTGTTACTATGTAATTTATGGTCATACCAACGCTGGCTTGTCATACAGTTAGAAGCAAAACATCATTcaaaacttttgtaaaataaagaaaactgctTTCTGCAATCTGGTTTTTGTCCCATGAACTTCGGAGTGTTACAGTTATCTGAAACTCAGCACAATTTTTATTTCGTTTTGTCAATCTGTTAATGATTCaagtgaaatatattttgtatataggcctatatattcctttttatgtTTTCTCCCTTCACAGAAACGCAGCAGGTGCTTGATGTGACCTTGTTTGAATCCGCGTTCTGCACTGGTTTCAAACAAAAAGCTGCATATTACCTGCCATTCATTCTCACTTAAATGTAGGCCTGATGCTTGGTGGTTCGTGACATATCCTCGATAAACTCTTAACGCCGGTGTTTTGCCATTGCGActtacctatgatgagttcacagatGAGAGTCAGCGTTTCACTCGGATGCGTTAATGTCACGTTTGCATTTACCATACTTTGTCAtctgacaaaatatattttgtaccgATTTTTTGATTTGGCAAGTGTTTATTTTGCCCAGTGAAAAACATTAGATTCTGCAACAGGCATTGCAACTCATTGTCTACATTCAGTTCATTAATAAATCATCTGTATCCGCCCTTTTCATACTATATCTGATATGCAGAtggcttaaaaataataataaatcggtCAATAAATATCGGCGGCCCAtacatcggtgcatccctagaaaTGATTCTGATGACCTCAGTTTCCTACTTCGATCATCTCGAAAATCTGGCAAAAAGACTATTTTATAGTAGGCAGAGCCAGTGTATTAccacatgttgttgtttttcagatttttacagTGGAGGAGGTTATTGTATCTGGGACTGTAGCCTTGCAGGTATGGCACACATAAGCTGGCTGAGAATAGCACGCTTTGAGACAGGATGTGCAATAGCCATTTTCCCCTACACTTGGGCCTTCACACCACTGCTGTAGGTGGCACAAACATGGTGGCGGAGAGTCCTCTAGGGATGGGCGACACAGTTATAGGGCACATGCTTGTCTTATCAGTACCTTAACTGTTAACTCATCTGTTCTTTAATCTTTCTGTTTAGATTAACAACAAAGCAGCAACAGGAGAAGAGGTTCCCAGAACAATCGTGGTGACCACCCGCTCGCAGTATGGCCTCCCTGAAGACTCTATTGTCTATTGCAACTTCAACCAGCTCTACAAGATTGACCCTCCCACCCTGCAGATGTGGGCCAATGTAagaatataatgatttttttaatttttataaatcagTTGTACATTACTAGAGAAAACTGACTTTTGTGGACATCAACACCCATAATGCACTTCTGATTTTGGTGATTTTACTTTTGTCATTCCCACTATCTGTGGGACCATTGATCTGTCAAAAGTCCTGAGTGATGCAAAATGGTGCATTTTTCGTTATCTGGAAGACTTTTGCTGACATACAAATGGTGATATCTGGGTCCAGGTTACACAGAGAAAGAGTTAATGTACATTTTCCGTACACTTCCAACATTATATCAATAAAAAGCTGGTTAATAATAAACTTGTGTTTTAAAGTGCCCCTGCTACGGGTTATGAAAGGTTCAGAtattggttttgggagtccccaacaacaggttgacatgcatgtaaggtcacaaaacacattaattgtcttataatatgcatttattttttaccttactAACTCAACGACTCTCAAACAATTCGctcaacgattaatttttccaaacccctcctttgggTGATGCTAGTCTGCAGtgattggtctcattttcatttcatgtctaataaatgaaagcagtgtttgtgagcacagtgctgctttgtgtacagcattATTGAGAAAACTGCTAATTTACCGCTCCAAAAGCAGCACCTTGtgacaaagaatgaatttgcatgttCATTCAGACCAACACAAAAATACCTAAAAGTGGGAGGGCAATATGCTAATGATTCATGTTGAGGTCAACATGAAATGGCGTGGggttcattttaaaaacaacttGTTTCAGACTCAGTCGACTTTCTTTTGAGaggacaataactttatacacggtgcactttccgatttaaaactttgctggatgttttcattcacttagagctgtgttacacactgcatgaaaggtaatttaaCTTTACCTTGCCATTCCTTGAACCGTTCGGTTTCACAATGAACACCATAAAgtattttggtttttatttacaCTTAAAATAAGGTTGAGCAGCTGTAGTTATCTACGCAGACAgttctgtaaacattttttaGTAATTACTCAATTTGTTGAAGTAAATTAAAGTGATCTATTTTTGAGTCGGTTCATTGAAAGTAACAGGATGTACTCATTGTGAAACTGATTGTCTGGCAGCTGTACTCACTGTGCTCTTGGTTCTGTAGATCCTGAAGCGTGTGCCCAACAGTGTGCTTTGGCTGCTGCGCTTCCCAGCTGTGGGTGAGCCCAATATCCAACAGTACGCTCAGAACCTGGGCCTGCCTGCTTCCCGCATCATCTTCTCCCCCGTGGCTCCCAAAGAGGAGCATGTGAGACGTGGACAGCTGGCTGATGTGTGCCTGGACACGCCGCTCTGTAACGGACACACCACAGGCATGGATGTGCTGTGGGCTGGTACCCCCATGGTCACTATGCCAGGTAATACAAGCTAGGAGCACATGATGAACATGGTCAGATTAATTTACAGACATTAACTAGCAGTACTGGGAAgcttacttacaaattgtagtctgttactgattccaaatgaCATGACGAAAATTGTagttagtcaagtcacctttatttatattgcgcttttaacaatacagattgtggcAAATAGGGGTTTGCGGTACGATTTTTGATGGTGggtgataaaaatgtctccacaatctgcttttgGAGAAATATTGTAGTATCGTGCTACAGCACACTTGATCAGTTACAGTTCttctcaatatactgtacaacGCCACAAACATTCACATCAGTGTTAACTCAGCAGTAGAGTTACACTCAcaggacactgcacttattcgcattcacaaaagtacattatttgcatcTGATTTAAAGCCTTGCCGgttaaacatttcatttgcaCACTGATCTGACGTGCGCGGTTTCTGAGAGCATACACCCGAAGCGCGCTCTAGTCTGTCAAACAGCCACTGATTACTGAACTAGGTTATCTTTTGCGCTACTACTGTCGAAACACACAGTGTTTACATATAGACtctgttggttatgtctaaagtgaaagtaaacaagtGAGAGAAAACTGATGTGTGCAGCTCTTGAAGGGACAGTACTGAACATGCTGCTGacagtcattaaagggatagttcaccctaaaaatgtatttgtcattaTTTAGCCATTCACATTGTCccaaacatgtatttatttctctcttgtgctgaacacaaaagaagattattTGAATGTGGGTAACCACAAAGTTGATGGTCCCTGTTGAATTTgatggtagtaaaaaaaaaaattatatggaatACTTACTATTTTTCCAGGTTCTTCAAAATAGcttttatgttcagcagaagaaaaaaaaatcaaattcggttttaaaacaattttgaGTGAGAAAATGATGGTATAAAAATGAAACACTGACAGAACGgacagatttttgggtgaactattctttttaatattaataaaacaaaacgcagagaaaaatcactcactagCCTACTCTTGactaaaaaactgtaatacagttgctttaatcaaatttttttttttttttttatctgccctttttttttaatattttccattTATAAGGCTTCGTTTTTCTagtagggaaattagtttggctgaaCTGGCTTACAAAATAgtaaaccaacatgacaaagaatcatgATTAAAATCATGATATTCCTAAAAGGAATTGTGAAAGAATTTTTTTgccatatcgcacacccctagtgtcaaagcagctttatagtaTTAAATAGGAGAAATAGTGTGCAATAATGCCAGAGGACAACAGTTAACACTAGATTTTTGGTTAAAGTTAGTAACGTAATCATTACATTACAGTACACATTTTAGGTATTCTAATCAGAgttcttttttattacttttaataagtaaattaaattaaaattaatcttgtTTGTCAGTGTCTGTTCTTTTAGTGATCTTTTCATGGCCTTTCAGTTGTAGTGTGgcttagggctgcacaataaatcgaAATGGAATTGAGATCGTGATTCGACTGAAGCTGTGATTGTTATGCGTATCTTTAAGTGAAGCATGATTTTGTGATCAGCGGTAAATCTCAGCAAaacgtttttttaataaaaacgttattaaatgtggtattttcacctgctttcagatggagcagtatttactacacagagccttaGTTcactgctccatctgaaagcacgtgatgatgatttactgctgattacagaatTGGCTTTACACACAATgcacatgaaaatcacatttgatTAATGGTGCAGTCCTAGTGTGGCTAAATCTAAACTTGTAGTTTTTTGGCTAAATGCTTGAAATGCATGCACTAGAGAATGTCATCATTATCCAGTGTTGGGatgttatcgtgacaggcctagtGAGTCTGTACATCTCTCAAAAGTGTTTGGCAGCACTCTCTAGTTATAGTGATACTAAGTTAATTTTCTTCACGAACAGCGCCATTGTTACCTCGCTTGAAGTCAGCAAAAACATAGAAATGATCCActatattgatttgtttggtcaGTGTCATTGTGGGTATTGGTTCTTTTGCTGTTTTAGGCTGTAAGGAccttttaaaataactaaaattgtaTGGCGAAGTGATATGGAGATGTAATGCGGTCAAAAGCTGCCTGGAACTATGTTCGCCGTTAGGGTTAATTGCACACCTTAAAACGTTTGTatgccaatcagattcaagctttCAACAGGAATAGCTTCAACTGAAATTGAATTTAAACAATTTTCCATCCATGATCATAATTTATCTTGCTTTTAAAGACCCTGACGTCTTGATGTTTTCTGTAGGAGAGACACTGGCTTCTCGTGTCGCTGCCTCTCAGCTCACCTGTCTTGGCTGCCCTGAGCTCATCGCCCAAAGCCGTCAGGAGTACGAAGACGTTGCTGTGAAGCTTGGCACTGATATGGAATTGTAAGTTCCTTTAGTCAATTTTCACTTTCAAAAGACATGTTTAAGATCCTTGAAACACGTTCTCCCTTGGTTCTGCTCAGCCTGAAGAAGGTCCGTGCCCGCGTGTGGAAGCAGCGCATCTGCAGCCCGCTCTTCAACACCAAACAGTACACCATGGACCTGGAGAGACTCTACCTGCAGATGTGGGAGCATTACGCTGCTGGTGGCAAACCTGACCACCTGGTCAAAATGCAGTCTCTGGAGAGCAGCGAGAGCGCCTAAGTGAAGCTTGTCCCTGCATGTGCCCTGTCCCCCAATATGTGACGTCACAGAGACTCATGGAGCCTACAGGTGACTATGATCCCAGCCAGCTTTTATTCCCATGAGCCCGAGTGGACAGCAGGATGCACAAAGCTGCTCCACTGAGACTCCTCCCTCTTCCCCATCGTCTGACTAAATTGATGTTGATTGGCTCCACTTtcgttttgtttgtttctctgcTTCTAAAGGACTTTTCTGTAACTGAAGTGGACTTTATGGGAAAAAAGTGGGGTCTGAAAAGAGAAGGGGCAGTCTTACaataattcagaaaatataaaCGTAAACATCACAGATAGGGGCTTTTTTTAGTTAGGTTTATGTGCTGCTTGACCTATTTTAGCTTTGTCATCATGACTTAAATCTGAGGGGCGGATGCATACCTCGGATCACCGATCTTTTTGCCAACATTTCCGTATGCTATCGATAGAGAATTTCCTCTTTATCAAAACATGCAATGTGAACGTGTCTTATTACACACTGACAGAAGGCCTGCAGACCACTCAAGTATTGActcctgatttttctttcttttttgtgattTTACCGGGAAATGTCTAGGTAAGTATGTTCTAAGCTGTTTTGGTTTTGTACACTGTCTTCCTATTAACTCGTTTTATTTATGCACTGTCAGTGTCAATTCTGCAAGACTCTTTACATAAACAGAAATAAAGAGATGTGGCAAACCTTGAAGAGAGTTGCACATACTTGGCTgcggttttgatttgtttttcattttctttcattcttcCATTCCTTTTAGGAGCTAACACACAGGTTATTGTGATCTATACTGCTGTGACGTTGTGCAGGGTGTCTTGTTGCTGACTAAACTTTGATGTGCACCCACTGTAAATTTAATCGCTGTATTCACTTCAataaagaaatgttaaata from Carassius carassius chromosome 29, fCarCar2.1, whole genome shotgun sequence harbors:
- the LOC132109994 gene encoding UDP-N-acetylglucosamine--peptide N-acetylglucosaminyltransferase 110 kDa subunit isoform X2 — translated: MASSVGNVADSTGLAELAHREYQSGDFEAAERHCMQLWRQEPDNTGVLLLLSSIHFQCRRLDRSAHFSTLAIKQNPMLAEAYSNLGNVYKERGQLQEAIDHYRHALRLKPDFIDGYINLAAALVAAGDMEGAVQAYVSALQYNPDLYCVRSDLGNLLKALGRLEEAKACYLKAIETQPNFAVAWSNLGCVFNAQGEIWLAIHHFEKAVTLDPNFLDAYINLGNVLKEARIFDRAVAGYLRALSLSPNHAVVHGNLACVYYEQGLIDLAIDTYRRAIELQPHFPDAYCNLANALKEKGNVSEAEDCYNTALRLCPTHADSLNNLANIKREQGNIEEAVQLYRKALEVFPEFAAAHSNLASVLQQQGKLQEALMHYKEAIRISPTFADAYSNMGNTLKEMQDVQGALQCYTRAIQINPAFADAHSNLASIHKDSGNIPEAIASYRTALKLKPDFPDAYCNLAHCLQIVCDWTDYDERMKKLVSIVADQLEKNRLPSVHPHHSMLYPLSHGFRKAIAERHGNLCLDKINALHKPAYEHPKDLKASGGRLRVGYISSDFGNHPTSHLMQSIPGMHNSEKFEVFCYALSPDDSTNFRVKVMAEAHHFIDLSQIPCNGKAADRIHQDGVHILVNMNGYTKGARNELFALHPAPIQAMWLGYPGTSGAPFMDYIITDKETSPFEVAEQYSEKMAYMPNTFFIGDHANMFPHLKKKAVIDFKSNGHIFDNRIVLNGIDLKAFLESLPDIKIVKMECDGQESTDSNGALSMPVIPMNTAAEAIINMINQGQIQVTINGFTVSNGLATTQIFTVEEVIVSGTVALQINNKAATGEEVPRTIVVTTRSQYGLPEDSIVYCNFNQLYKIDPPTLQMWANILKRVPNSVLWLLRFPAVGEPNIQQYAQNLGLPASRIIFSPVAPKEEHVRRGQLADVCLDTPLCNGHTTGMDVLWAGTPMVTMPGETLASRVAASQLTCLGCPELIAQSRQEYEDVAVKLGTDMEFLKKVRARVWKQRICSPLFNTKQYTMDLERLYLQMWEHYAAGGKPDHLVKMQSLESSESA
- the LOC132109994 gene encoding UDP-N-acetylglucosamine--peptide N-acetylglucosaminyltransferase 110 kDa subunit isoform X4, producing the protein MASSVGNVADSTGLAELAHREYQSGDFEAAERHCMQLWRQEPDNTGVLLLLSSIHFQCRRLDRSAHFSTLAIKQNPMLAEAYSNLGNVYKERGQLQEAIDHYRHALRLKPDFIDGYINLAAALVAAGDMEGAVQAYVSALQYNPDLYCVRSDLGNLLKALGRLEEAKACYLKAIETQPNFAVAWSNLGCVFNAQGEIWLAIHHFEKAVTLDPNFLDAYINLGNVLKEARIFDRAVAGYLRALSLSPNHAVVHGNLACVYYEQGLIDLAIDTYRRAIELQPHFPDAYCNLANALKEKGNVSEAEDCYNTALRLCPTHADSLNNLANIKREQGNIEEAVQLYRKALEVFPEFAAAHSNLASVLQQQGKLQEALMHYKEAIRISPTFADAYSNMGNTLKEMQDVQGALQCYTRAIQINPAFADAHSNLASIHKDSGNIPEAIASYRTALKLKPDFPDAYCNLAHCLQIVCDWTDYDERMKKLVSIVADQLEKNRLPSVHPHHSMLYPLSHGFRKAIAERHGNLCLDKINALHKPAYEHPKDLKASGGRLRVGYISSDFGNHPTSHLMQSIPGMHNSEKFEVFCYALSPDDSTNFRVKVMAEAHHFIDLSQIPCNGKAADRIHQDGVHILVNMNGYTKGARNELFALHPAPIQAMWLGYPGTSGAPFMDYIITDKETSPFEVAEQYSEKMAYMPNTFFIGDHANMFPHLKKKAVIDFKSNGHIFDNRIVLNGIDLKAFLESLPDIKIVKMECDGQESTDSNGALSMPVIPMNTAAEAIINMINQGQIQVTINGFTVSNGLATTQINNKAATGEEVPRTIVVTTRSQYGLPEDSIVYCNFNQLYKIDPPTLQMWANILKRVPNSVLWLLRFPAVGEPNIQQYAQNLGLPASRIIFSPVAPKEEHVRRGQLADVCLDTPLCNGHTTGMDVLWAGTPMVTMPGETLASRVAASQLTCLGCPELIAQSRQEYEDVAVKLGTDMEFLKKVRARVWKQRICSPLFNTKQYTMDLERLYLQMWEHYAAGGKPDHLVKMQSLESSESA